Proteins co-encoded in one Anopheles moucheti chromosome X, idAnoMoucSN_F20_07, whole genome shotgun sequence genomic window:
- the LOC128306566 gene encoding GDP-D-glucose phosphorylase 1 has translation MSKLRQEKKTMTSTCPIYELSSSLEDSCGDPQLQRLLETTWSERHDAGIGFRYHLNIERERVAEGKFGFLILLNRQRLTERRQPYVFLLDAPFDASRFNFTRVDPAEIQLELFCPYPATVLINNSPVTVYHSLVVPDRQGAHSQLLTPEGIRVPFELLLRLPDRRYRIGYNSPGAQASVNHLHLHLLRIDTDLYVQRTELLPVRGMPLLYRLPDHLPAQGYCYVLRDPSRDLERVCSGLKTLLDTLLERKMAHNLFWTWQHLREGVEIRAFVFPRSKQCINKAACSFNAAFLELCGFVSVGEANDFERLTEDAIVEALREAQGDVYQALSDLFPIVTAE, from the exons ATGTCTAAACTGagacaagagaaaaaaacaatgacaTCGACGTGCCCCATATACGAGCTGTCCAGCTCACTGGAAGATTCATGTGGTGATCCTCAATTACAGCGTCTGCTTGAAACAACCTGGTCCGAACGACATGATGCCGGTATCGGCTTTCGCTACCATCTAAACATCGAGCGTGAACGTGTGGCTGAAGGAAAGTTTGGTTTTCTCATTCTG CTAAACCGGCAGCGACTGACAGAACGTCGACAACCATATGTGTTTCTGCTGGATGCACCCTTCGACGCATCCCGGTTTAACTTTACGCGTGTCGATCCGGCCGAGATACAGCTGGAGCTGTTCTGTCCGTACCCGGCTACGGTGCTGATCAACAACAGTCCGGTGACGGTGTATCACTCGCTCGTGGTACCGGACCGGCAGGGTGCCCATTCGCAGCTACTCACGCCGGAAGGGATACGCGTACCGTTCGAGCTATTGCTACGCCTGCCGGACCGTCGCTACCGGATCGGCTACAACAGTCCCGGTGCGCAAGCCTCCGTCAACCATCTCCATCTTCATCTGCTACGCATCGATACGGATCTTTACGTGCAGCGTACG GAGCTGTTACCGGTACGGGGTATGCCGCTGCTGTATCGCTTACCGGACCATCTTCCCGCCCAGGGTTATTGCTACGTGTTGCGGGATCCATCCCGCGACCTTGAGCGTGTCTGTAGCGGGTTGAAAACGTTGCTAGATACGCTGTTGGAGCGAAAGATGGCGCATAATCTGTTCTGGACCTGGCAACACCTGCGCGAGGGTGTCGAAATACGTGCGTTCGTATTTCCACGGTCGAAGCAGTGTATCAACAAGGCGGCCTGTTCGTTCAATGCAGCGTTTCTCGAGCTGTGCGGGTTCGTGTCCGTCGGTGAGGCGAACGATTTCGAACGGCTGACGGAGGACGCGATTGTGGAGGCGCTGCGCGAGGCACAGGGCGATGTGTACCAAGCATTAAGTGACCTGTTTCCGATCGTTACTGCTGAATGA